The Musa acuminata AAA Group cultivar baxijiao chromosome BXJ3-6, Cavendish_Baxijiao_AAA, whole genome shotgun sequence region ggaaAGAAAGCCCTCCAAATCTTTGGTGTTGCCATCTCCCTCCTCGCGGGTGCGCGTCTCCTCCCTCGACCTATCGCTTCCCATCTTCTCTGCTTGCCTTTCTTTGCTTCTCTTCCCCTTCGCTTCCAGCACTAGCTCCCCCTTCGTTCTGCCTTCACGATTTCTGTCGTCTTAATTTTTTGACCTTTCCGCCATTGAAGATTTGATTGCCGCTGAGTAGAacggattttgatgacgaaatctCAGGGTTCGGCAATAGGTACGCGAGGAAAGCCAAGATCGACGGAAAGGCCGCGGTCACGGAGGCCGTTCACCACCAACACTCGCTCGGGGTTCACACCAGGGCCAAAACCCTGGCACTCAAGCGCCTCCAGTAGACGTCACGGGACACCGCGTCCTGCTACCTCCAGCTCGGAAGCCGCTGTCTCGAGTAGCACCTCCCCGTCCCCGCTTCCGCTAGGTCCAGGGCAGCTACCAGGAACAGGCCGAACGCCGACCCAaaccctaattctaaccctagccCTGCTCCTGTCCCTAGCCGAAGCCCTAATCTCGTGAACCAGGCGGCCGGTGGAGGAGAGAGTCCGGTGAATTCGGACTCCGTGGGGTCCGTACCAACAAAGAGTAACTGCTTCAAGAAGATCGGGAGGCGTCGCCGGAGGTCGATGCTGCGGAGACGGAAAGTTCATTTGGGGAGAATCATCTCGACCTCGACACCTCCAGGTTGGGTTTTCCTCGATCCTTGTAAGCTTTGGGATCCGTTGTGGGTCACCGTGATGGTTCTTTGGTTCTCGGCCTTGTGTTCTGCTATTTTCCCCATTCTGGGGGACGTCGGGCCCTTTCGGCTATTTCTGGTCTGTTCGGGACCTGGAGGAGCGAGAAGATTTATTATGGGCCGACTCAATTGGACGGCCTGGCCCGGTGAATCCGTAGTCTGTTGCGTTTACGACCCTATTTTCCGGCGATTTATATGAAaagatttataaatattataaattataaccACAAGGCCCTGTTCTTTCTCGTCTCGTCTCTCCTCAATACGGTCGTATGATCGAGGTGTGGTTTGATGAGATACAGATTCTTTAAGGATCTAATTTTCCTTCTGCTTTCCCGAGTCGGTTATCTTTGGATCGCACGGAACCAAAATTAGATATCCATGCAATCCCCATTCTGTGACTTGATCTGGGGAACTAATTGTTGTTTTATGTGTTATTTCTGTTCTACAAAATTAATCTTCAATCCATCGTATTCATACCTTTGTCATCTTTTTTGTTGTATTTGTTTCTTGGATGGAATCTATGCTTTTTATCGTGTACTATAGTTTAGTAAGAGTCTACCCTAAATGCAGAGATAACTAGAGCGTGAGCATTCTATTTGCTGGATCTAAACGGTTCCGCAGATCACGATCTGTAGTGGTAAATGGAATCCCGCAGGAAAGTTCCCTCCTTGGTGGAGCTATGCAGGGACACGGCGATCCTTAACCTTAGGTTCATGGGAGATGTTGGAGACACGGAGTTGCACCTATTGAAGGACATCTTACCTCGCTGTAACATTGAGGAGTTGACCCATATCGAGTACTCATCGGAAGTAAGTCATGCGTTGCTATAGTCGTCTCTTTTGAGATTCTTACATGGTCGTGGTTTTCGTATTAATCTCAAGCTTTCTGAGTCACCACCATTGATAATTGATTTTACTATGCATTTTAGGGAAGGGACCTCAGTCCAGTGACAGATGACTTGTGGAAAAGATTCTATGTGCGATATTTTGGAGAGAAAAATGCAAATACTGTGATCAACAGGATGAAACAGAATAAAGTAGTATTTAAGTGGAGAGAGCTCTATGAGGTGCTGCATCATTTTTCTAGGATTTGCTGTTTTTATTATAAGTGATTTGTTTGGCAATCTGTAATTCTCTGGGTGAAGAAATCGAATCACTAGCCAAGAACCAGGCCAACCACATTCTTGGCATAGAAGTTCTGCAGAGATTGCCAAAAGGAAATCTTAGGATGTCATGTCTAttgtttaaaaatttatatttcaaaagatATATGGCGTGTTGAATTTGCATGACTTTCTTGTAGGCAAAGGAAAAGGAACTGGATGAGGTTATAAATAGAACGGTGAAGAAAATTAATGCAGAGATCCAACATAGTAAGTCATCATACACTTTTATATTTTGTGCCTGTTAATTGTATGCTCTGTAGCATGGAGTAATGTTTGAACTGCACCAACTGGTACATTTCTTAAGTTGAACAGCATCTAGCTTCAGAATGCTGCTTTCATCATAGGTGCATTTTCACTGTGGCAATATAAGTAAGTAAGTCCAACCATTGGCTGATAGGTACAGAAGCACATATTGTTTCATTTTGTGATTATGCTGTATAGGCTTCTTGCTTGAGCTTTTTTTGCTGAACTTTTTCCCTGTGGAAAATGTTGTTTGTTGAATTCTCAAATTATAAGGATTCTCGGGAATGACAAATATAATCCGAACATGGTGTTGTAATAGCAGATTGTATGTTTTGAGTCCTCAAGACATGTAATTTTCctactttttattattattttgtgacACATGTCGAGCTCGAGCGTTACCCAATCAACATGTCGTAGGTTTGATTGAATGCAATCAACCAAAGCATGTTATATTTGAGGATAATTatgacataattttaaaattctttTTCTATTTATTAGCATAAGTTGTTCCATCATTTGTTAGAGGTTAAAATTTAATGTAGTATTTATATTAGGAACCCAACTCTCACATGATATGCGCTTGTGATCAAGATTGGGATTTGCCTAAAAATTGATGGTATTGGTTCCATTGTCTACTCTAAGTATTGTGTTTAAAGGGCCAATTGTGGCCTGCTCTGCTTGTTGAAGCATTAGCCTTGAGGCAGGCCATATATATCGATAGAAATGTAGATTATCATCATTAAGACTGCCTTATGAATATTTATTATCAAGAGAGAAATAGCCTTTTATCAACAAGCTGTTGTTTGTTGTTTACAACTTTGGACTCCGTTTGGGATCGTGAAGTCTCTCGTTTTGTATAATGCCAATAAGTTTGGTGTTTATCTTGCAAAATTTTGAAGAAGTCATTTAGCTTGCCAGGACCAATGGAGTCATTCTAGATTAACAAATTGTTCATATTGTTCTAGGTTGATTAATTATTCTACCAATTAAGGTTGAAATTTATAAGCTAACGcattatttttaatcatttttgaaAATGTTTGTAGGTGTTTTGTAATTgttacttttttgttttttgaagGGAATCAATGGAATCTACAATTCCAAAGTTGTTCTGAAGATCCACTCTCAGAAAAGAAGAGAGGCCATGGGGAAGGTAACTTCTTCATTCCTGTGTTTGATGTGTTTCATTAGAGGATTGTGAATGTCCAAAAAAGGTGAACTAAATGCTGGTTGCTGCAGTAACCAACTTTGCTAGTTGACAAAAAACatatgatgtgtgtgtgtgtgtgtatatatatatatatatatatatatatatatatatatatataaacatgttgATGACTGATTATAGGAATTGGACCGAGTAATGGGACAAGTAACCTGATGAAGAAGGCAAAATTGGAGTATCGTAATAGGTGAGTTTGGATTTGTTTTCTGGATCCAAACCTTGTGTTGCATTTATTCTAATAAAGTTCAGTTATTTTTCTTGTCAATAGCCATGAAGTAAAAATACATGCTCTGCAGCCAAACAGGTTATCACATCAAAGGTAGACCGTTTTTTTTCTAAATCTGGCAAACCGTGTATCTTTGTATATTAGCCTTAAGCCTTTTGGAGAGTTATTTAAAATCATGCTTTCGTCTTTTCTGTATCTTACACTCTTCTTCTTGTTTGGCAGCATCCCAAAACAAAACAATATCCTTCAAAGTAGTCCGGATTCAAGTTCAAGAAATGGAAAACCAGCAGCGAGAAAATAATTGCTTTACCTCATCTTTGCAGGGTTTCTCAGGAGAAGGAAAACTGTGGCATCTATTTATTTCCTACAATTTATGGTACTCTGTCAGTAAGGTGCCTTGTTGGCATTAGTCTCTTTACCATCCTCATGTGAGTTTCGTATCTCTATAGAAAGATTTGTGTTGACTATAAATATTTGGTTTTATAGCATTAGATTTGAGTTTCATCTCTTGACACTGTATTGTGTGCTGTGGCTTCTAAGGCACCTCCCTAGCTAGATTACAGATTACGCAATAAATCAGAGCTTAACGGCTATGTGATTACTGCCTGTCGCAAAAATGAGCCAATGATGTGCTTAAAGCAATGGTTAAGACATGTTGGTAGAACATGTCTATCTTGATCTTAGCTACTGCCCAAAGTTGACTAGATTGCTTTCGATTAGATTTTGAACATCCAACTCGTTATGTACAGTTATGCCCTTAAGCAGTTATGTACAGGTAGCTGTACGGCAAAACCATTGGGTGACGGAACAAGAGAGACGCACCGTCAAATGAGGAACACAGAAACAAATGACCTCTGTAGTTCCTCCGCGTGATGGGTTTCTCCCCCGGAGCTTTGGTTGTTTCTCTGCTGCTTCTCAATCTGACAAGAAAGGCCTCCCACTCTCAAAGCTTCAGCCGGTTGTGAATGGGATCTGACCCTCTTCGAACTCGACGTGACGCTCTCGGCCACTGCAGGTGTTAAGTTGCTCCTCTCTCTACGACGGATGTCGAGGTAAGGCTAGCGTCGCCTAGCAAACTGTGGAAATacttatttttaagaaaattaattagagaattaatttgaaatatatttattattattatttttataaatttaaattatatatatcattatattaatgatttattatgagttaacatGTCAAAATTAATTAGAGAATCAATCTGAAATAACTTAATATATGTATTTATGGATGCTGAGCGATAAAAAGTGATCCATTGCAATTGCATTAAGAATAAGCTTTTTATATTTagttgtaaaaaaataaaatattttataaaatatgtcatctacctctaataatctcttattatttttttattcattccattattttttttattcagatGGATGACAACAGAGGAGATAATATGTAACTATATTCACATAATTAATCAATGATTTTTTTATACCGAAAACTAATACATATTCAACGAGTTTTCAAGTACCATCAGATTTCAATTTACCCTAACCGTTTATGGTTGACGTTTGATCCATTTAATAGAAATACGATGACACGAAGGAAAATACATTGTTTTCGAACGTTGAGATAATAGATACGTAATAGGAGAAAAAAACACCTTTCGAAGATAGTCTGTCTTTTGACAtttctatatttataaaaatcatataagaAAAGGTCACTTTGATAACATGTCGGAAAAATCACGTGGAAAATCCCACTACCAGTCAACGGTCAACACGATATTCTGTAAGGAGTAGGGGACGGAAACGGAAGACTTGCCCCTAACGGACCGTCTCGCTTCGCAGTAAAATTATACCGTCGACGGAAGAAAAGAAGACGAAATTACAATTTTCGTTACTTTTTTATTAtcgaaagaaaatagaaaaaagagaGATGAGAACGATAGTGAAGAAAAGTGCAGTAAACGGACGTCTCCTCCGTTTCAGATTTGAGAACGGAGTCCTCCTTCCCTTTACTCACTTAGTTCTTTACGTGTTTGCTGGTCGCTCTTCCTCTTTGATCGGTCTGTTTTGGTTTGTGTCGAGAGAGAAAGGAGTCCCTTTTTggtgtcttctttttcttcttcttttaccgaGAACGGGAATGGAGAAGGGAGGCCAGAGAGTGGAAGCGGAGAGCTCCTCTGCCTCCGCgggagtcgtcgtcgtcgtccaggAGAGCAGCGACGCCGTGGGCGAGGAAACCGAAGTGGAGCTCGGCGGCCGCGATGTCGAGGATGAGGAAGTTGATGCTGATGAAGACGAGGAAGCCGGAGCCGATGGGTTCGTTCCCTCGCCGCTGATCCCCCTAAAGGATCAACTGGAGAAAGACAAGGTCTTGATGCtctttcttcttccctctttAGCCGATAATTTTTTCTTCCTTCGCCCTTTTCGGGGCGATTTTAGATCCATTTTACCGTAAAGACGCGATCTTTACTGCCGACTGATGCCGTGGTCTGAATGCTTTCTTCTGGTCGTTTCCCTTTTTCTCTTACGGTCATTTGCGATGTGTGGTTCCTCCAAAGATGCCATATTATTGGCGATTGAGGTCGGCTTAGTTTTCTTGACTGATAATGAGTGTTCGATGCACTTCTGTCTCCGTCTAAATCAGGTCTGCACTTTCGCCCTCAGCTTTCCACTTCTATCTTCTTTTGACATTGAGATGGATCTGGCGCTGATCGTTGTTAAGAATCTACGGTTGCTTCTCTTGGTTGTGTTGTGTCTGTAAAGTATCGCATACTTCCGTGACAAAATGATTTTTCCTCTATGGACACTTGAATTGGGCACTTCCTGTTCTTGTACATGACGGGGTTCTTTTCTTGGGAGATTGCCTAGATTTACTCGAGACAACGATTTTGTGCCACATGATACAGTTGCCAGGCAACATTAGCTCAAGTCACACATAAATCTGTAATGTAGGTTGTCTGGCTGCAAAATAGACCTTTCAACTAAACAGGTGGATTTTTCCTTTGTAGTAAAACCAGAGGATTGATTGGCCTTTTTCTTCATATATCTGTTCCTTTGTCAACAGTTGACAGTGATTGTTTCAAACCCTTGTTACTTATACATCTTTTTTGTAGTTAAGCCAAATCAAAATGATTTGGGTTTGTCATTCAAATGATATGAAGCATTATAATGGTGATTctagaattttattttatatctgtCTTGCTAGTCTCTTCGAATTTTTCTTGCTTGCAGCTGTCTCTTGTTGATTTTCTTGAAGAATCTGTTGCTAAAAAGAGTTAAATTCATAAATCGACTTTTCGGATTAATAGAGCAGGAAGCCAATGAATAATGAGTATAAAGGATGTTTTTGCTCAAAGGAAACCCTTTTCCATCCTTATACTTCCAGGCCCATTTGGATACATCTCTCATAACACTTGGCTGGTCTCAGGGCCATCAATATAGTACAACAATACCATATTGGATGTGCGGTGCAGCTGTTGATATTTTTGACATTTTCTTCCAATCTTACGTCTTTTTCATCTATAAAACTGTATAATTTGTTAACcttattataatttttcttaaaGTGCCATTCTTGATGACCATTTTACTTGGCAGTTGAAACTGCTACTTAATTAGCATACCATCGTATAGAATTTATTTATAGTAGTAATTACAGATGAACAGCATTGTCAATTGGAAAGTAGTCGTTTAGGGTCCTTTTCTTGCGTCTTGATGGTGTTCTTGATCTATTCTAGACAAGATTTTGTAGTTTGACTGTATAGTTATGTTCTCTATTCTTCCACCCACTAGTTACTATAAATCAGCATTGCTGCAATGACTTTCTACTACACCccaaacacccccccccccccccccccaccagcTTTGTCTATCTTCAATTCTTCTCAATCAAGATCCTATTTGGTGTTCAAT contains the following coding sequences:
- the LOC135639810 gene encoding uncharacterized protein LOC135639810 isoform X1; protein product: MESRRKVPSLVELCRDTAILNLRFMGDVGDTELHLLKDILPRCNIEELTHIEYSSEGRDLSPVTDDLWKRFYVRYFGEKNANTVINRMKQNKVVFKWRELYEAKEKELDEVINRTVKKINAEIQHRNQWNLQFQSCSEDPLSEKKRGHGEGIGPSNGTSNLMKKAKLEYRNSHEVKIHALQPNRLSHQSIPKQNNILQSSPDSSSRNGKPAARK
- the LOC135639810 gene encoding uncharacterized protein LOC135639810 isoform X2 codes for the protein MESRRKVPSLVELCRDTAILNLRFMGDVGDTELHLLKDILPRCNIEELTHIEYSSEGRDLSPVTDDLWKRFYVRYFGEKNANTVINRMKQNKVVFKWRELYEAKEKELDEVINRTVKKINAEIQHRNQWNLQFQSCSEDPLSEKKRGHGEGIGPSNGTSNLMKKAKLEYRNSIPKQNNILQSSPDSSSRNGKPAARK
- the LOC135639810 gene encoding uncharacterized protein LOC135639810 isoform X3, with the translated sequence MGDVGDTELHLLKDILPRCNIEELTHIEYSSEGRDLSPVTDDLWKRFYVRYFGEKNANTVINRMKQNKVVFKWRELYEAKEKELDEVINRTVKKINAEIQHRNQWNLQFQSCSEDPLSEKKRGHGEGIGPSNGTSNLMKKAKLEYRNSHEVKIHALQPNRLSHQSIPKQNNILQSSPDSSSRNGKPAARK